A genomic segment from Aquificaceae bacterium encodes:
- a CDS encoding acyl-CoA dehydratase activase-related protein, which produces MGIPKFLNIWGTHQFWVGFFQSLGVGRIVFSSDTSEEQYREYGKGRITMDSCFPVKALAGHMGELLHKDINLLFVPMIYSLPSFLKGHVVDTLSCTRVMMSVENIKAGFLREKNEFEERGIAFVSPFVPFAEPELLPKYLWESLKEHIPGLTLEETAKAVKEGFRALEDFERKMREKSLEIIRWCVKNNRPAILVLARPYHMDPGIGHDIDGEFQQYGFPVLWYNYLPLDDWLLEWLFGEEIRAGIIRSYFDISDVWTSSYSSNTNEIIWGAKFSARFPWITGVIRLSSYECGMDQPTFTPVQKIVESSGTLFFKFGELDETKPAGSVKIRVETIVYYLEKYSQDIIKKKLSRLGAVPSQLLV; this is translated from the coding sequence GTGGGTATCCCTAAGTTCCTCAATATATGGGGCACTCACCAATTTTGGGTAGGCTTTTTCCAAAGCCTTGGCGTGGGCAGGATAGTCTTTAGCTCAGACACCTCTGAGGAGCAATACAGAGAATATGGAAAGGGTAGAATAACCATGGACTCCTGCTTTCCCGTAAAGGCTCTCGCAGGGCATATGGGCGAGCTTCTTCACAAGGACATAAACCTGCTTTTTGTTCCCATGATATACTCCCTGCCGTCCTTCCTCAAGGGTCATGTGGTGGATACTCTCTCTTGCACTCGGGTAATGATGAGCGTGGAGAACATAAAGGCTGGCTTTTTGAGAGAGAAAAACGAGTTTGAAGAAAGGGGGATAGCCTTTGTTTCTCCCTTTGTGCCCTTTGCAGAGCCTGAACTTCTTCCCAAGTATCTGTGGGAGTCCTTAAAGGAGCATATTCCGGGTCTTACTCTTGAAGAGACCGCAAAGGCGGTAAAAGAAGGCTTTAGAGCCCTTGAGGACTTTGAAAGAAAGATGAGAGAAAAGAGCCTTGAGATAATAAGGTGGTGCGTAAAAAACAACAGACCTGCCATCCTTGTCCTTGCAAGACCTTACCATATGGACCCTGGCATAGGGCATGATATAGATGGAGAATTTCAACAGTATGGCTTTCCTGTGCTTTGGTATAACTACCTACCCTTAGATGACTGGCTCTTGGAGTGGCTCTTTGGAGAGGAGATAAGGGCTGGCATAATAAGGAGCTACTTTGATATCTCAGATGTGTGGACTTCCTCTTACAGCTCAAACACCAACGAGATAATATGGGGAGCAAAGTTTTCTGCGAGGTTTCCATGGATAACGGGGGTTATAAGACTTTCCAGCTACGAGTGTGGCATGGACCAGCCAACCTTTACACCAGTGCAGAAGATAGTGGAGAGTTCTGGGACGCTCTTTTTCAAGTTCGGAGAGTTAGATGAGACAAAGCCTGCAGGTAGTGTAAAGATAAGAGTGGAAACCATAGTCTACTACTTGGAAAAGTATTCACAGGACATCATAAAGAAAAAACTCAGCAGACTTGGAGCTGTGCCTTCGCAACTTTTGGTTTAA